The Dama dama isolate Ldn47 chromosome 25, ASM3311817v1, whole genome shotgun sequence genome window below encodes:
- the UBTD2 gene encoding ubiquitin domain-containing protein 2: MGGCVGAQHDSSGSLNENSEGTGVALGRNQPLKKEKPKWKSDYPMTDGQLRSKRDEFWDTAPAFEGRKEIWDALKAAAHAFESNDHELAQAIIDGANITLPHGALTECYDELGNRYQLPVYCLAPPINMIEEKSDIETLDIPEPPPNSGYESQLRLRLSTGKDLKLVVRSTDTVYHMKRRLHAAEGVEPASQRWFFSGRPLTDKMKLEELKIPKDYVVQVIMSQPLQNPTPVEN, translated from the exons ttgctTTAGGTCGTAACCAGCCTTTGAAAAAGGAGAAACCTAAATGGAAAAGCGATTATCCCATGACAGATGGACAGCTGCGCAGCAAGAGAGATGAATTTTGGGATACCGCACCAGCTTTTGAAGGCCGTAAAGAGATTTGGGATGCCTTGAAGGCTGCAGCACATGCTTTTGAAAGCAATGATCATGAACTGGCACAAGCAATCATTGATGGTGCAAACATAACGTTACCACATG gTGCACTCACAGAGTGCTATGATGAACTGGGGAATAGATACCAGCTTCCAGTCTATTGCTTGGCACCACCAATCAACATGATAGAGGAAAAGAGCGACATAGAGACTCTGGATATTCCTGAGCCACCGCCCAATTCTGGGTATGAATCTCAGCTCCGTTTGCGCCTCTCCACTGGCAAAGACCTCAAGCTTGTGGTCCGCAGCACAGACACAGTGTACCACATGAAGAGACGGCTGCATGCTGCGGAAGGAGTGGAACCAGCTAGTCAGCGGTGGTTCTTTTCTGGCAGACCTCTCACCGACAAAATGAAATTGGAAGAGCTGAAGATCCCAAAGGACTATGTCGTACAGGTTATAATGAGCCAACCTCTGCAGAATCCAACACCAGTTGAGAACTGA
- the EFCAB9 gene encoding EF-hand calcium-binding domain-containing protein 9 isoform X2, with translation MSDLGRALLPELFSTQHSSSEAEFSVLLQVARVFSLQGSIMKLKRGSFLWYLYLDKLYCLLSVRNVKALVEYFHLLDVHRKKTLNDVLFYHFLHHVTDLKRNQITIVFNMLDWNAVGEIGFDQFYMLVCILLAQENHLEEQFIFRHSRPVFELLDLDGELKIGPDNLHMYNFLFNIKKEQLRDLYYNFDITGDRLLNYKEFKLFTIFSMDKYQESQKAEKEKKNEKALLQKKNKGKDKEKN, from the exons ATGTCTGACCTAGGAAGAGCTTTACTACCAGAGCTTTTCTCCACCCAACATTCTAGTTCTGAGGCAGAATTCTCTGTTCTACTTCAGGTTGCCAGAGTCTTCAGCTTACAGGGCTCGATAATGAAACTGAAGCGAGGATCGTTTCTGTGGTACCTTTACCTGGACAAGCTGTATTGCTTATTATCCGTGAGAAATGTGAAGGCCTTGGTGGAGTATTTTCACCTTCTTGACGTGCACCGCAAGAAAACCTTGAATG ATGTGCTGTTTTACCACTTCCTTCATCATGTGACTGACTTGAAACGGAACCAGATCACAATTGTGTTCAACATGCTGGACTGGAATGCGGTGGGCGAGATTGGTTTTGACCAGTTCTACATGCTGGTGTGCATACTGCTGGCACAAGAG AACCATTTGGAAGAGCAATTTATCTTTCGCCATTCCCGGCCTGTTTTTGAGTTGCTTGACCTGGATGGGGAGCTGAAAATTGGCCCAGACAACTTGCACATGTACAACTTtctctttaatattaaaaaagagcAACTTAGAGACCTCTACTATAACTTCGACATCACAGGTGACCGC CTTCTTAATTACAAGGAATTTAAGCTGTTTACTATCTTCTCCATGGACAAATATCAGGAGAGTcagaaagcagagaaagagaagaagaatgaGAAAGCTTTACTCCAAAAGAAA AATAAaggcaaagacaaagagaaaaattga
- the EFCAB9 gene encoding EF-hand calcium-binding domain-containing protein 9 isoform X1 has protein sequence MSDLGRALLPELFSTQHSSSEAEFSVLLQVARVFSLQGSIMKLKRGSFLWYLYLDKLYCLLSVRNVKALVEYFHLLDVHRKKTLNDVLFYHFLHHVTDLKRNQITIVFNMLDWNAVGEIGFDQFYMLVCILLAQENHLEEQFIFRHSRPVFELLDLDGELKIGPDNLHMYNFLFNIKKEQLRDLYYNFDITGDRLLNYKEFKLFTIFSMDKYQESQKAEKEKKNEKALLQKKVAQVNESQRESLVGTKQFESISNYNC, from the exons ATGTCTGACCTAGGAAGAGCTTTACTACCAGAGCTTTTCTCCACCCAACATTCTAGTTCTGAGGCAGAATTCTCTGTTCTACTTCAGGTTGCCAGAGTCTTCAGCTTACAGGGCTCGATAATGAAACTGAAGCGAGGATCGTTTCTGTGGTACCTTTACCTGGACAAGCTGTATTGCTTATTATCCGTGAGAAATGTGAAGGCCTTGGTGGAGTATTTTCACCTTCTTGACGTGCACCGCAAGAAAACCTTGAATG ATGTGCTGTTTTACCACTTCCTTCATCATGTGACTGACTTGAAACGGAACCAGATCACAATTGTGTTCAACATGCTGGACTGGAATGCGGTGGGCGAGATTGGTTTTGACCAGTTCTACATGCTGGTGTGCATACTGCTGGCACAAGAG AACCATTTGGAAGAGCAATTTATCTTTCGCCATTCCCGGCCTGTTTTTGAGTTGCTTGACCTGGATGGGGAGCTGAAAATTGGCCCAGACAACTTGCACATGTACAACTTtctctttaatattaaaaaagagcAACTTAGAGACCTCTACTATAACTTCGACATCACAGGTGACCGC CTTCTTAATTACAAGGAATTTAAGCTGTTTACTATCTTCTCCATGGACAAATATCAGGAGAGTcagaaagcagagaaagagaagaagaatgaGAAAGCTTTACTCCAAAAGAAAGTGGCACAAGTTAACGAGAGCCAGAGAGAGAGTCTTGTTGGAACAAAACAGTTTGAAAGTATAAGTAATTACAATTGTTAA